The Microplitis mediator isolate UGA2020A chromosome 8, iyMicMedi2.1, whole genome shotgun sequence genome has a window encoding:
- the LOC130673189 gene encoding uncharacterized protein LOC130673189 isoform X1 translates to MADQSDRSQLPPGWECRYDIRSGRPYFINHFNCSTSWEDPRVRYWQYAQYTHGQNSTATSSSNGNSHEAIPLQSGGNIGGGFVYTATHRAPQVYPSPSPYNNPQPAFLPCLQDLKTPMSTTRSISATTNKFGDMTIGSPTPLKNMETSFTQSSDVELQVAKINAIFPTVSDTHIRLLLKKYNNRPALVVSALQIEKNPLCAPGPGTPVGVHSNYAIPRWRLPAHAIHAAITLSPPRGARPAPHSPKMKLRYLKNVFPKVDETLLLDILEQSDNNVQKASEKLIEQGYEKRNPTGPSKSLIRPKEDIHKVNKVTPTPPPRMKSVEEKNKLKTKLMEKYKSVPDRVIALAMDSVDYDEEKAVHILDIMIAEEAVQPLRTSSSHSSRSDERKDSPPITEAIKLTASPIKKILNKDDADKSKRSKNKIETHKISRGTSTTEDSEYKSPYITKPIGANSDLAKGPDNDLLLPDYAPWAGPDSSLLLTKETIGIKSLAVGRDLSFISGSRSIAKGPNADLRKGPLRGLAQGSIYSQRNAANTESRGK, encoded by the exons atggctgaTCAAAGTGACAGGAGTCAATTACCACCTGGTTGGGAGTGCAGATATGACATAAGAAGTGGTCGTCC atattttataaatcattttaattgtTCGACGTCATGGGAAGATCCGCGTGTAAGATATTGGCAGTATGCACAATACACACACGGACAAAATTCAACAGCTACAAGTTCATCAAATGGAAATTCACATGAAGCTATACCACTACAA agtGGTGGTAATATTGGTGGTGGTTTTGTTTACACTGCAACACATCGTGCACCACAAGTTTATCCGAGCCCATCACCGTATAATAATCCACAGCCTGCTTTTTTGCCATGTTTGCAG GATTTAAAGACACCAATGTCAACGACACGTTCAATAAGTGCGACAACAAATAAATTCGGTGATATGACAATAGGTTCACCGAcaccattaaaaaatatggaaaCATCATTTACACAAAGCTCGGATGTTGAATTACAAGTTGCCAAAATAAATGCTATTTTTCCAACAGTATCTGATACCCATATTCGTCTATTATTGAAGAA ATATAATAATAGACCAGCATTGGTTGTAAGTGCGCTACAAATTGAGAAGAATCCACTTTGTGCACCTGGTCCAGGTACACCCGTTGGAGTACATTCTAATTACGCTATACCGAGATGGCGTCTACCAGCTCATGCAATACATGCAGCTATAACATTGAGTCCACCACGTGGTGCAAGGCCAGCACCACATTCCCCAAAAATGAAACTTAG GTACCTGAAAAATGTGTTTCCAAAAGTTGATGAAACACTGTTGCTTGATATACTGGAGCAGAGTGATAATAATGTTCAAAAAGCGTCGGAAAAGTTGATTGAACAGGGATATGAAAAGAGAAATCCAACTGGACCAAGTAAATCATTGATACGTCCTAAAGAAGATATACATAAAGTTAATAAAGTAACACCGACTCCACCACCGCGTATGAAAAgtgttgaagaaaaaaataaat TAAAGACaaaattaatggaaaaatataaatcagtACCGGATAGAGTGATAGCATTAGCGATGGATAGCGTTGATTATGATGAAGAAAAAGCAGTACATATATTAGATATTATGATTGCTGAAGAAGCTGTACAACCATTACGTACATCAAGTAGTCACAg taGTAGAAGTGATGAAAGAAAAGATAGTCCGCCAATAACAGAAGCAATTAAATTAACAGCGtcaccaattaaaaaaatacttaataaagaTGATGCTGATAAATCGAAacgttcaaaaaataaaattgaaacacacaa aataTCACGTGGTACAAGTACTACAGAAGACAGTGAATATAAATCGCCTTATATTACTAAACCAATTGGTGCTAATTCTGATTTAGCTAAAGGTCCTGATAATGACTTATTATT acCTGATTATGCGCCATGGGCTGGTCCAgattcatcattattattaacaaaagaAACAATTGGTATTAAATCATTAGCTGTTGGACGTGATTTATCATTCATAAGTGGATCACGTAGTATCGCTAAAGGCCCAAATGCTGATTTAAGAAAAGGACCATTGCGTGGTCTTGCTCAAGGTTCTATATACTCACAGAGAAACGCAGCTAATACTGAAAGCCGTGGTAAATGA
- the LOC130672789 gene encoding ribosome biogenesis regulatory protein homolog, with amino-acid sequence MVIAESETVVNTEKEVNIDEGSLCVSDDTKINSDLLKSSTSDYLKSLTNNNVQLLINKIWELPVKRVDESIVAELPKPKLKLPRARVVPKPKPLTKWEKFAKDKGIRKKKNNKSKLQWDEELGKWIPLFGYKRVKAQEQKEWLVEINGPNENPIATSMKKKEDRVNKNELQRLRNIARANNIKLPKVGIPSDEKFTSAQQLAVANTVARVSTASVGKFQSKLPKEKEAKDKILKQVPGLIKKRKALPNNAVDEKKINTSLVNDIINKKTYKDILTVQTAPQEINSEPMTKKRGKNKHLNSKTSKKPKAGKGERNMKKKTGGRKRR; translated from the coding sequence atggttaTTGCTGAAAGTGAAACAGTAGTAAATACTGAAAAAGAAGTAAATATCGATGAAGGGAGTCTTTGTGTATCAGATGacactaaaataaattcagatCTTCTTAAATCAAGTACTAGTGactatttaaaatcattaacaaataataatgttcaattgctgataaataaaatatgggaATTGCCAGTAAAACGTGTTGATGAATCAATTGTTGCTGAATTACCTaaaccaaaattaaaattaccacGTGCTCGTGTTGTACCAAAACCAAAACCACTTACAAAATGGGAGAAATTTGCTAAAGATAAAGGTATtcgtaaaaagaaaaataataaatctaaattACAATGGGATGAAGAACTTGGCAAGTGGATTCCACTGTTTGGTTACAAAAGAGTTAAAGCGCAGGAACAAAAAGAATGGTTGGTTGAAATAAATGGACCCAATGAGAATCCAATAGCAACATCAATGAAGAAAAAAGAAGATCGTGTTAATAAAAACGAACTACAACGACTACGTAATATTGCACGtgctaataatattaaattgccAAAAGTTGGGATCCCTAGTGATGAAAAATTCACCAGCGCTCAGCAACTTGCCGTTGCTAATACAGTTGCTCGGGTTTCAACGGCATCAGTCGGTAAATTCCAGAGTAAATTACCTAAAGAAAAAGAAGCTAAGGATAAAATTCTTAAACAAGTACCaggattaattaaaaaacgtaAAGCTTTGCCCAATAATGctgttgatgaaaaaaaaataaatacttcattggttaatgatattattaataaaaaaacttacaaGGATATTTTAACTGTACAAACTGCACCGcaagaaataaattctgaaCCAATGACTAAAAAACGcggtaaaaataaacatttgaaTAGTAAGACTAGCAAAAAACCTAAAGCTGGAAAAGGGGAACGcaatatgaagaaaaaaactGGGGGTAGAAAACGtagataa
- the LOC130673469 gene encoding HIG1 domain family member 1A, mitochondrial-like produces the protein MQDNRDFDDDQSSQKMLKSLTKNPFLLVGVAGFLATAGIGGYRFFTRPKGSPASLFLIQLRVTAQSVVIGSLTVGMVYGMVDHWILNPRIKKTDIAVGENK, from the exons atgcaaGACAACAGAGATTTTGATGATGATCAGTCGAGTCAGAAAATGTTGAAAAGTTTAACTAAAAATCCATTTCTTCTGGTTG GAGTCGCTGGTTTCTTAGCGACAGCAGGAATTGGCGGTTACAGATTTTTTACCAGACCAAAAGGTTCACCGGCATCATTATTCTTAATTCAACTTCGTGTCACAGCACAGTCTGTTGTAATTGGCAGTTTAACTGTTGGAATGGTCTATGGGATGGTAGACCATTGGATTTTGAACCCAAGAATAAAGAAAACTGATATCGCCGTtggtgaaaataaataa
- the LOC130673189 gene encoding uncharacterized protein LOC130673189 isoform X3, translating into MADQSDRSQLPPGWECRYDIRSGRPYFINHFNCSTSWEDPRVRYWQYAQYTHGQNSTATSSSNGNSHEAIPLQSGGNIGGGFVYTATHRAPQVYPSPSPYNNPQPAFLPCLQDLKTPMSTTRSISATTNKFGDMTIGSPTPLKNMETSFTQSSDVELQVAKINAIFPTVSDTHIRLLLKKYLKNVFPKVDETLLLDILEQSDNNVQKASEKLIEQGYEKRNPTGPSKSLIRPKEDIHKVNKVTPTPPPRMKSVEEKNKLKTKLMEKYKSVPDRVIALAMDSVDYDEEKAVHILDIMIAEEAVQPLRTSSSHSSRSDERKDSPPITEAIKLTASPIKKILNKDDADKSKRSKNKIETHKISRGTSTTEDSEYKSPYITKPIGANSDLAKGPDNDLLLPDYAPWAGPDSSLLLTKETIGIKSLAVGRDLSFISGSRSIAKGPNADLRKGPLRGLAQGSIYSQRNAANTESRGK; encoded by the exons atggctgaTCAAAGTGACAGGAGTCAATTACCACCTGGTTGGGAGTGCAGATATGACATAAGAAGTGGTCGTCC atattttataaatcattttaattgtTCGACGTCATGGGAAGATCCGCGTGTAAGATATTGGCAGTATGCACAATACACACACGGACAAAATTCAACAGCTACAAGTTCATCAAATGGAAATTCACATGAAGCTATACCACTACAA agtGGTGGTAATATTGGTGGTGGTTTTGTTTACACTGCAACACATCGTGCACCACAAGTTTATCCGAGCCCATCACCGTATAATAATCCACAGCCTGCTTTTTTGCCATGTTTGCAG GATTTAAAGACACCAATGTCAACGACACGTTCAATAAGTGCGACAACAAATAAATTCGGTGATATGACAATAGGTTCACCGAcaccattaaaaaatatggaaaCATCATTTACACAAAGCTCGGATGTTGAATTACAAGTTGCCAAAATAAATGCTATTTTTCCAACAGTATCTGATACCCATATTCGTCTATTATTGAAGAA GTACCTGAAAAATGTGTTTCCAAAAGTTGATGAAACACTGTTGCTTGATATACTGGAGCAGAGTGATAATAATGTTCAAAAAGCGTCGGAAAAGTTGATTGAACAGGGATATGAAAAGAGAAATCCAACTGGACCAAGTAAATCATTGATACGTCCTAAAGAAGATATACATAAAGTTAATAAAGTAACACCGACTCCACCACCGCGTATGAAAAgtgttgaagaaaaaaataaat TAAAGACaaaattaatggaaaaatataaatcagtACCGGATAGAGTGATAGCATTAGCGATGGATAGCGTTGATTATGATGAAGAAAAAGCAGTACATATATTAGATATTATGATTGCTGAAGAAGCTGTACAACCATTACGTACATCAAGTAGTCACAg taGTAGAAGTGATGAAAGAAAAGATAGTCCGCCAATAACAGAAGCAATTAAATTAACAGCGtcaccaattaaaaaaatacttaataaagaTGATGCTGATAAATCGAAacgttcaaaaaataaaattgaaacacacaa aataTCACGTGGTACAAGTACTACAGAAGACAGTGAATATAAATCGCCTTATATTACTAAACCAATTGGTGCTAATTCTGATTTAGCTAAAGGTCCTGATAATGACTTATTATT acCTGATTATGCGCCATGGGCTGGTCCAgattcatcattattattaacaaaagaAACAATTGGTATTAAATCATTAGCTGTTGGACGTGATTTATCATTCATAAGTGGATCACGTAGTATCGCTAAAGGCCCAAATGCTGATTTAAGAAAAGGACCATTGCGTGGTCTTGCTCAAGGTTCTATATACTCACAGAGAAACGCAGCTAATACTGAAAGCCGTGGTAAATGA
- the LOC130673190 gene encoding uncharacterized protein LOC130673190 → MNIQIFGIAIILAFYTTIPIDGQSVSDILKYECSPSSVKINFKPRSPQHEVTLSTDYRIPECVKKFNAGESAVMELNFEKCTSGAKTFHLNINEYKEGEMDPSLYSLEVKCLN, encoded by the exons atgaatatccAAATTTTTGGAATAGCTATAATTTTAGCTTTTTATACCACGATTCCAATTGATGGTCAATCG GTCAgtgacattttaaaatatgaatgtTCACCATCttctgttaaaataaattttaaaccgcGATCACCACAGCATGAAGTGACACTTTCAACAGACTATCGAATTCCAgagtgtgttaaaaaatttaatgctgGCGAATCAGCAGTAatggaattaaattttgaaaaatgtacaTCAGGGGCAAAAACTTTTCATTTGAATATCAATGAATATAAAGAAGGGGAAATGGATCCTTCATTATACAGCTTAGAAGTTAagtgtttaaattaa
- the LOC130673189 gene encoding uncharacterized protein LOC130673189 isoform X2: MADQSDRSQLPPGWECRYDIRSGRPYFINHFNCSTSWEDPRVRYWQYAQYTHGQNSTATSSSNGNSHEAIPLQDLKTPMSTTRSISATTNKFGDMTIGSPTPLKNMETSFTQSSDVELQVAKINAIFPTVSDTHIRLLLKKYNNRPALVVSALQIEKNPLCAPGPGTPVGVHSNYAIPRWRLPAHAIHAAITLSPPRGARPAPHSPKMKLRYLKNVFPKVDETLLLDILEQSDNNVQKASEKLIEQGYEKRNPTGPSKSLIRPKEDIHKVNKVTPTPPPRMKSVEEKNKLKTKLMEKYKSVPDRVIALAMDSVDYDEEKAVHILDIMIAEEAVQPLRTSSSHSSRSDERKDSPPITEAIKLTASPIKKILNKDDADKSKRSKNKIETHKISRGTSTTEDSEYKSPYITKPIGANSDLAKGPDNDLLLPDYAPWAGPDSSLLLTKETIGIKSLAVGRDLSFISGSRSIAKGPNADLRKGPLRGLAQGSIYSQRNAANTESRGK, from the exons atggctgaTCAAAGTGACAGGAGTCAATTACCACCTGGTTGGGAGTGCAGATATGACATAAGAAGTGGTCGTCC atattttataaatcattttaattgtTCGACGTCATGGGAAGATCCGCGTGTAAGATATTGGCAGTATGCACAATACACACACGGACAAAATTCAACAGCTACAAGTTCATCAAATGGAAATTCACATGAAGCTATACCACTACAA GATTTAAAGACACCAATGTCAACGACACGTTCAATAAGTGCGACAACAAATAAATTCGGTGATATGACAATAGGTTCACCGAcaccattaaaaaatatggaaaCATCATTTACACAAAGCTCGGATGTTGAATTACAAGTTGCCAAAATAAATGCTATTTTTCCAACAGTATCTGATACCCATATTCGTCTATTATTGAAGAA ATATAATAATAGACCAGCATTGGTTGTAAGTGCGCTACAAATTGAGAAGAATCCACTTTGTGCACCTGGTCCAGGTACACCCGTTGGAGTACATTCTAATTACGCTATACCGAGATGGCGTCTACCAGCTCATGCAATACATGCAGCTATAACATTGAGTCCACCACGTGGTGCAAGGCCAGCACCACATTCCCCAAAAATGAAACTTAG GTACCTGAAAAATGTGTTTCCAAAAGTTGATGAAACACTGTTGCTTGATATACTGGAGCAGAGTGATAATAATGTTCAAAAAGCGTCGGAAAAGTTGATTGAACAGGGATATGAAAAGAGAAATCCAACTGGACCAAGTAAATCATTGATACGTCCTAAAGAAGATATACATAAAGTTAATAAAGTAACACCGACTCCACCACCGCGTATGAAAAgtgttgaagaaaaaaataaat TAAAGACaaaattaatggaaaaatataaatcagtACCGGATAGAGTGATAGCATTAGCGATGGATAGCGTTGATTATGATGAAGAAAAAGCAGTACATATATTAGATATTATGATTGCTGAAGAAGCTGTACAACCATTACGTACATCAAGTAGTCACAg taGTAGAAGTGATGAAAGAAAAGATAGTCCGCCAATAACAGAAGCAATTAAATTAACAGCGtcaccaattaaaaaaatacttaataaagaTGATGCTGATAAATCGAAacgttcaaaaaataaaattgaaacacacaa aataTCACGTGGTACAAGTACTACAGAAGACAGTGAATATAAATCGCCTTATATTACTAAACCAATTGGTGCTAATTCTGATTTAGCTAAAGGTCCTGATAATGACTTATTATT acCTGATTATGCGCCATGGGCTGGTCCAgattcatcattattattaacaaaagaAACAATTGGTATTAAATCATTAGCTGTTGGACGTGATTTATCATTCATAAGTGGATCACGTAGTATCGCTAAAGGCCCAAATGCTGATTTAAGAAAAGGACCATTGCGTGGTCTTGCTCAAGGTTCTATATACTCACAGAGAAACGCAGCTAATACTGAAAGCCGTGGTAAATGA